The nucleotide sequence CCGCAAGTTCCAGACCCCATCGGTGTATTCCAACCACACCGTTTGGGAGAACCTCCTGCTCTCGCTCAGTGGCACCCGCGGCGTGTTTGCGTCCCTGTTTTTTAAGCTCTCCTCCGACCAAAGCGATCGTATCGACGAGTTGCTCAAACTCATCCGGCTTGATGACAAACGCGACTGGAAGGCGGGGGCGCTCGCCCACGGGGAAAAGCAATGGCTCGAAATCGGCATGCTGCTCGCGTCCGACCCCGAGGTGTTGCTCATCGACGAGCCGGCGGCGGGCATGACCGACGAGGAAACCCATCGCACCGGCGAGCTCCTTCTTTCGCTTGCCGGTCAGCACAGTCTGGTCGTCGTCGAACACGACATGACCTTCGTCAAACAGATCGCGCAGGACACCGCCGTCACCGTGCTGCACCAGGGCTCCGTCCTGTTCGAAGGCAAGTTTGACGAAGTGCAAGCCAACCAAAAGGTCCGCGAAGTCTACCTCGGC is from Synoicihabitans lomoniglobus and encodes:
- the urtD gene encoding urea ABC transporter ATP-binding protein UrtD, giving the protein MSHPILNVEDVSKSYDGFKAISGLNFYLFKGELRTVIGPNGAGKSTFFDLITGRAKPDVGKIEFGDHDLTQLNEFQINRLGIGRKFQTPSVYSNHTVWENLLLSLSGTRGVFASLFFKLSSDQSDRIDELLKLIRLDDKRDWKAGALAHGEKQWLEIGMLLASDPEVLLIDEPAAGMTDEETHRTGELLLSLAGQHSLVVVEHDMTFVKQIAQDTAVTVLHQGSVLFEGKFDEVQANQKVREVYLGRGKHEP